One segment of Pseudomonas asgharzadehiana DNA contains the following:
- a CDS encoding SulP family inorganic anion transporter → MNLTRLRADALAGLTTSFALLPECIAFALVAHLNPLMGLYGAFIICTLTALFGGRPGMVSGAAGSMAVVIVALVVQHGVGYLLATVLLGGLIMLTFGLLRLGKLVRMVPHPVMLGFVNGLAIIIALAQLEHFKSGEHWLSGTPLYVMSGLVVATMAIVYVLPRITRAVPPALVAILGVGLAVYLLGLPTRTLGDMAHIAGGLPGFALPQVPWTLETLGIIAPYAFLMAMVGLLETLLTLNLTDEITETRGYPDRESVALGAANMVSGLFGGMGGCAMIGQTVINLSSGGRGRFSGVFAGVMILLFILFLSPLIERIPLAALVGVMFVVSQQTFAWASLRVINKVPANDVLVIIAVTVITVFTDLATAVLCGIVIAALNFAWQQARELYADEHLEADGSKLYRLHGTLFFASTTGFLNQFDPANDPAQVTLDCRHLSFVDYSAIAALMTLRERYTKAGKHLRVLHLSERCKKLLKRARVHPE, encoded by the coding sequence ATGAACCTCACCCGTCTGCGCGCCGATGCCCTGGCCGGCCTCACCACGTCTTTCGCGCTGCTGCCCGAGTGCATCGCCTTTGCGTTGGTCGCTCACCTCAACCCGCTGATGGGGCTGTATGGCGCCTTTATCATCTGCACCCTCACCGCGTTGTTCGGTGGGCGCCCGGGCATGGTCTCGGGCGCGGCGGGGTCGATGGCGGTGGTGATCGTCGCGCTGGTGGTGCAGCACGGCGTGGGCTACCTGCTCGCCACGGTGCTGCTGGGCGGGTTGATCATGCTCACGTTCGGCCTGTTGCGCCTGGGCAAACTGGTGCGCATGGTGCCGCATCCGGTGATGCTGGGTTTCGTCAACGGCTTGGCGATCATCATCGCGCTGGCGCAGTTGGAGCATTTCAAGAGCGGCGAGCACTGGCTCAGCGGGACGCCGTTGTATGTGATGAGCGGGCTGGTCGTGGCGACCATGGCCATCGTCTACGTGCTGCCACGCATCACCCGCGCGGTGCCACCGGCGCTGGTGGCGATCCTCGGCGTAGGCCTGGCGGTGTATCTGCTGGGGTTGCCGACCCGCACCCTCGGCGACATGGCGCACATCGCCGGCGGCCTGCCGGGCTTCGCGCTGCCGCAGGTGCCCTGGACCCTGGAAACCCTGGGCATCATTGCGCCTTATGCGTTCCTGATGGCCATGGTCGGCCTGCTGGAAACCCTGCTGACCCTCAACCTCACCGACGAAATCACCGAGACCCGTGGCTACCCGGACCGCGAAAGCGTGGCCCTGGGCGCGGCGAATATGGTGTCGGGCCTGTTCGGCGGCATGGGCGGTTGCGCGATGATCGGGCAAACCGTGATCAACCTCAGTTCCGGCGGGCGCGGGCGTTTCTCCGGGGTGTTTGCCGGGGTGATGATCCTGCTGTTCATTCTGTTTCTGTCGCCGCTGATCGAGCGCATCCCGCTGGCGGCGCTGGTGGGGGTGATGTTCGTGGTATCCCAGCAGACGTTCGCCTGGGCGTCGCTGCGGGTGATCAACAAAGTACCGGCCAATGACGTGCTGGTGATTATTGCGGTAACGGTGATCACGGTATTCACCGACCTGGCAACCGCCGTGCTGTGCGGGATCGTCATCGCAGCGTTGAACTTTGCCTGGCAACAGGCCCGTGAGCTGTACGCCGATGAACATCTGGAGGCTGATGGCAGCAAGCTCTATCGCCTGCACGGCACGTTGTTCTTTGCCTCTACCACCGGGTTTTTGAACCAGTTCGATCCGGCCAACGACCCGGCGCAGGTCACACTGGATTGCCGCCACCTGAGCTTTGTCGACTACTCGGCAATTGCCGCGCTGATGACCCTGCGCGAGCGGTACACCAAGGCCGGCAAGCATTTACGCGTGCTGCACTTGTCGGAGCGCTGCAAGAAGCTGCTCAAGCGCGCTCGCGTTCATCCTGAATAA
- a CDS encoding lysozyme inhibitor LprI family protein yields the protein MIRTPFAASILLLALCGTTATAAENPALKKCMDGANTTADMVTCNIKETKVQDTRLNTAYTTALAAQEGNRRQQLQDVQRLWIKYRDANCQFIGSATGGTIDQVNGTGCVLDMTQARAQELEDLVGP from the coding sequence ATGATTCGTACGCCATTCGCCGCCAGTATCTTGCTGCTCGCCCTGTGCGGTACTACTGCCACCGCCGCCGAGAACCCGGCCCTGAAAAAATGCATGGACGGCGCCAACACCACCGCCGACATGGTCACGTGCAATATCAAGGAAACCAAAGTGCAGGACACGCGCCTGAACACCGCCTACACAACCGCACTCGCGGCGCAGGAAGGCAACCGCCGGCAGCAACTGCAAGACGTGCAGCGCCTGTGGATAAAGTACCGCGATGCCAATTGCCAATTTATCGGCTCGGCCACCGGCGGCACCATCGATCAGGTCAATGGCACCGGCTGCGTGCTGGACATGACCCAGGCACGCGCCCAGGAACTGGAAGACCTGGTCGGGCCGTGA
- the kynU gene encoding kynureninase has product MTSRSHCQTLDAQDPLAPLRDQFALPAGVIYLDGNSLGARPVASLARAQQVIAEEWGNGLIRSWNSAGWADLSLRLGNRLAPLIGAGAGEVAITDTTSINLFKVLSAALTVQRQREPARKVIVSEASNFPTDLYIAEGLAELLQQGYCLRLVNSPDELPQAIDADVAVVMLTHVNYKTGYMYDMQALTALSHECGALSIWDLAHSAGAVPIDLRAAGADYAIGCTYKYLNGGPGSQAFVWVNPALVDQVRQPLSGWFGHTRQFAMESNYAPSAGIARYLCGTQPITSLAMVECGLQIFEQTDMACLRRKSLALTDLFIALVEARCAAHGLVLITPREHARRGSHVSFEHPEGYAVIQALVARGVIGDYREPRIMRFGFTPLYTRFSEVWDAVEILGEILDESTWDQPQFKVRHSVT; this is encoded by the coding sequence ATGACCTCCCGAAGCCATTGCCAAACCCTCGACGCCCAGGACCCGCTGGCGCCTCTGCGCGATCAGTTCGCGCTGCCGGCGGGGGTGATCTACCTCGACGGTAACTCCCTCGGCGCGCGCCCGGTGGCCTCGCTGGCGCGGGCGCAACAGGTGATCGCCGAGGAGTGGGGCAATGGCTTGATCCGCAGTTGGAACAGCGCCGGCTGGGCCGACCTGTCGCTGCGCCTGGGCAATCGCCTGGCCCCCCTGATCGGCGCGGGTGCGGGCGAAGTGGCGATCACCGATACCACGTCGATCAACCTGTTCAAAGTACTCAGCGCCGCCTTGACCGTGCAGCGCCAACGCGAACCCGCGCGCAAGGTGATCGTCAGCGAAGCGAGCAACTTTCCCACCGACCTGTACATCGCCGAAGGCCTGGCCGAGCTGCTGCAACAGGGCTATTGCCTGCGTCTGGTGAACAGCCCGGACGAACTGCCCCAGGCGATCGACGCCGACGTGGCGGTGGTGATGCTTACCCACGTCAACTACAAAACCGGCTACATGTACGACATGCAGGCGCTCACTGCCCTGAGCCATGAGTGCGGCGCCCTGAGCATCTGGGACCTGGCGCATTCGGCTGGCGCGGTGCCTATCGACCTGCGCGCCGCCGGGGCGGATTACGCCATTGGCTGTACCTACAAATACCTCAACGGCGGGCCCGGTTCCCAGGCGTTCGTATGGGTCAACCCGGCGTTGGTCGACCAGGTGCGTCAGCCGCTGTCGGGCTGGTTCGGGCATACCCGGCAGTTCGCCATGGAGTCCAACTACGCGCCGAGTGCCGGCATCGCCCGCTACCTGTGCGGTACCCAGCCGATCACTTCGCTGGCCATGGTCGAGTGCGGGCTGCAGATTTTTGAACAGACCGACATGGCCTGCCTGCGCCGTAAATCCCTGGCGTTGACGGACCTGTTTATCGCGTTGGTCGAAGCGCGTTGCGCCGCCCATGGTCTTGTGCTGATCACCCCGCGTGAACACGCCCGGCGCGGCAGCCATGTGAGCTTCGAACATCCTGAAGGTTATGCGGTGATCCAGGCGCTGGTCGCGCGCGGGGTGATCGGCGATTACCGCGAGCCGCGCATCATGCGCTTTGGGTTTACGCCGCTCTACACCCGTTTCAGTGAGGTGTGGGACGCGGTGGAAATCCTCGGTGAAATCCTCGATGAAAGCACCTGGGACCAACCGCAGTTCAAAGTGCGCCACAGCGTCACCTGA
- a CDS encoding NAD(P)H-dependent oxidoreductase has product MKKVLLLNGGKKFAHSDGRYNNTLHDAALAVLDRGGVDVKVTHIDQGYDVAEEVAKFLWADVIIYQMPGWWMGAPWIVKKYIDEVFTEGHGSLYASDGRTRSDASQKYGSGGLIQGKQYMLSLTWNAPQQAFDDPSDFFEAKGVDAVYFPFHKANEFLGMRRLPTFLCVDVMKRPAIEADVARYEQHLAQVFSLSV; this is encoded by the coding sequence ATGAAAAAAGTACTCCTGCTCAACGGCGGCAAAAAGTTCGCCCACTCCGATGGCCGCTACAACAACACCCTGCATGATGCCGCGTTGGCCGTGCTGGACCGTGGCGGCGTCGACGTCAAGGTCACGCACATCGACCAGGGCTACGACGTGGCTGAAGAGGTCGCCAAGTTTCTCTGGGCCGACGTGATCATCTACCAGATGCCCGGCTGGTGGATGGGCGCACCGTGGATCGTCAAGAAATACATCGACGAAGTCTTCACCGAAGGCCACGGCAGCCTGTATGCCAGCGACGGTCGTACGCGTTCCGATGCCTCGCAGAAGTACGGCAGTGGCGGTCTTATTCAGGGCAAGCAGTACATGCTCTCGCTGACCTGGAATGCACCGCAGCAAGCCTTCGACGATCCGAGCGATTTCTTCGAGGCCAAGGGCGTGGATGCGGTGTACTTCCCGTTCCACAAGGCCAATGAGTTCCTCGGCATGCGCCGCCTGCCGACCTTCCTCTGCGTGGACGTGATGAAACGCCCGGCGATCGAGGCCGACGTGGCACGCTACGAGCAGCATCTGGCGCAGGTGTTCAGCCTCTCGGTGTAA
- a CDS encoding sulfite exporter TauE/SafE family protein, which produces MNTFLALYQNLGPALTLLVIGTFLLAGTVKGVIGLGLPTVAMGLLGLAMLPAQAAALLIIPSTVTNLWQLAFGGHLSGLLKRLWPMLVLIFLGTGLGTVWLGMDGGRWVVRALGGALLLYALSGLFLPAFRVKPETERWLAPLCGLVTGVITSTTGVFVIPAVPYLQALGLNRDQLVQALGLSFSVSTLALAAGLAWRGMLGTGEISASLLALVPALLGMWLGQALRQRISAVLFKRLFFIGMALLGGHLLISG; this is translated from the coding sequence ATGAATACCTTCCTCGCGCTCTACCAAAACCTCGGCCCCGCCCTGACTTTGCTGGTGATCGGCACCTTCCTGCTGGCCGGCACCGTCAAGGGTGTGATCGGCCTGGGCTTGCCGACTGTCGCGATGGGCCTGCTCGGCCTGGCTATGCTGCCGGCGCAGGCTGCGGCGTTGCTGATCATTCCGTCAACGGTGACCAACCTGTGGCAACTGGCATTCGGCGGCCACCTGAGTGGCTTGCTCAAGCGGCTGTGGCCAATGCTCGTGCTGATTTTCCTCGGCACGGGGCTTGGCACGGTGTGGCTGGGCATGGATGGCGGGCGTTGGGTGGTGCGGGCGCTGGGCGGGGCACTGCTGTTGTACGCGCTGAGCGGGTTGTTCCTGCCCGCCTTCAGGGTCAAGCCTGAAACCGAGCGCTGGCTGGCCCCGCTGTGTGGGCTGGTCACTGGCGTGATCACCTCAACGACCGGGGTGTTTGTGATTCCTGCGGTGCCGTACCTGCAAGCGCTGGGCTTGAATCGCGATCAACTGGTGCAGGCGTTGGGGCTGTCGTTCAGCGTGTCGACGCTGGCGCTGGCGGCGGGGTTGGCCTGGCGCGGCATGCTGGGCACGGGTGAAATCAGCGCCTCGCTGCTGGCGCTGGTGCCGGCGCTGTTGGGCATGTGGCTGGGCCAGGCACTGCGCCAGCGCATCAGTGCGGTGCTGTTCAAGCGCCTGTTTTTTATCGGCATGGCACTGTTGGGCGGGCATCTGCTGATCAGCGGTTAA
- a CDS encoding LysR family transcriptional regulator — translation MKARSDELQTFVSVIECGSISAAAEQVGQTPSAVSRTLSRLEAKLDTTLINRTTRRMDLTEEGKYFFEQAKLILAQMDELQERMSSRRQNPAGRLRINAAVPFMLHGIVPYIAEFRSLYPDIQLELNSDDLIIDLLEQSTDIAIRIGALADSTLHARSLGCTPLHILASPGYLKQYGAPQAVAELAEHTLLGFTHTETLNHWPLRHGEGDRWLIEPGIAASSGETLRQLALEGQGICCLSNFMTSADIDAGRLVPVLEAFNSGYRQPIHAVFYRNSQLALRIQCFLDFIQAKLARYAC, via the coding sequence ATGAAAGCCCGATCCGATGAGCTACAGACCTTCGTCAGCGTGATCGAGTGCGGCTCGATTTCCGCTGCGGCGGAGCAGGTCGGGCAGACGCCCTCGGCGGTCAGCCGCACGTTGTCGCGTCTGGAAGCCAAGCTCGACACCACGCTGATCAACCGCACCACACGGCGCATGGACCTGACCGAGGAGGGCAAGTACTTTTTCGAGCAGGCCAAGCTGATCCTGGCGCAGATGGATGAGCTGCAAGAGCGCATGTCATCGCGCCGCCAGAACCCCGCCGGGCGCTTGCGCATCAACGCTGCCGTGCCATTCATGCTGCATGGGATCGTGCCGTACATCGCCGAGTTTCGCAGCCTCTACCCGGATATCCAGCTGGAGCTGAACAGCGATGACCTGATCATCGACCTGCTTGAGCAAAGCACCGACATCGCCATTCGCATCGGTGCCCTGGCGGATTCCACCCTGCACGCACGCTCACTTGGCTGCACCCCGTTGCACATCCTCGCCAGCCCCGGTTACCTCAAGCAGTACGGCGCACCGCAGGCCGTTGCCGAACTGGCGGAACACACGTTGCTTGGCTTCACCCACACCGAAACCCTCAACCACTGGCCGTTGCGCCATGGGGAGGGCGACCGCTGGCTGATCGAACCGGGTATTGCTGCGTCCAGCGGTGAAACCCTGCGTCAGTTGGCGCTGGAAGGGCAGGGCATTTGTTGCCTGTCGAACTTCATGACCAGCGCCGACATCGACGCCGGGCGCCTGGTGCCGGTGCTGGAGGCGTTCAACAGTGGCTATCGCCAGCCGATCCATGCGGTGTTCTATCGCAACTCGCAGTTGGCGTTGCGGATCCAGTGCTTCCTGGACTTTATCCAGGCCAAGTTGGCGCGGTATGCCTGCTGA
- a CDS encoding GntT/GntP/DsdX family permease codes for MAASPGFGLLAYAAIAIIALIVLIARYRLNPFIVITLVSIGLALMAGMPADTIMGSYEAGVGKTLGHIALVVALGTMLGKMMAESGGAEQVARTLINRFGERNAHWAMVCIAFLVGLPLFFEVGFVLLVPIAFTVARRVGVSILMVGLPMVAGLSVVHALVPPHPAAMMAVLAYNASVGQTVLYAILIGIPTAIIAGPVYAKFIVPRIQLPAENPLERQFIEREPRTRLPSFALTMGTILLPVVLMMIGGWANVISAPGTGFNQFLAFIGNSVIALLLATLVSFWTLGLAQGLNRESILKFTNECLAPTASITLLVGAGGGLNRILVDAGVTHEILGLAHAFQLSPLVMGWLFAALMRIATGSATVAMTTASGVVAPVALGLGYPHPELLVLATGAGSVIFSHVNDGGFWLIKEYFNMTVIQTFKTWTVLETLISVVAFALTYGLSCLL; via the coding sequence ATGGCTGCATCACCGGGCTTCGGGCTACTGGCATATGCTGCCATCGCCATCATTGCTTTGATCGTGCTGATCGCACGCTACCGGCTCAACCCATTTATCGTCATCACCCTGGTGTCCATCGGCCTGGCGCTGATGGCCGGGATGCCGGCGGACACCATCATGGGCTCCTATGAAGCGGGCGTGGGCAAGACCCTGGGGCACATTGCCCTGGTGGTGGCGCTGGGCACCATGCTCGGCAAGATGATGGCCGAGTCCGGTGGCGCCGAGCAGGTGGCACGCACCTTGATCAACCGTTTCGGTGAGCGCAATGCCCATTGGGCGATGGTCTGCATCGCGTTCCTGGTGGGGCTGCCGCTGTTTTTCGAAGTGGGTTTTGTGTTGCTGGTGCCGATCGCCTTTACCGTGGCGCGGCGCGTCGGTGTGTCGATCCTGATGGTCGGCTTGCCGATGGTCGCCGGCCTGTCGGTGGTGCATGCGCTGGTGCCGCCGCACCCGGCCGCGATGATGGCGGTGCTGGCGTATAACGCGTCGGTGGGGCAGACCGTGTTGTACGCGATCTTGATCGGCATCCCTACGGCGATCATCGCCGGCCCGGTGTATGCCAAGTTCATCGTGCCGCGCATTCAACTGCCGGCGGAAAACCCGCTGGAGCGCCAGTTTATCGAGCGTGAACCGCGCACCCGTCTACCGAGTTTTGCCCTGACCATGGGCACTATCCTGTTGCCGGTGGTGCTGATGATGATCGGCGGTTGGGCCAACGTGATCTCAGCGCCGGGCACGGGCTTTAACCAGTTCCTGGCCTTTATCGGCAACTCGGTGATCGCGCTGTTGCTGGCGACCCTGGTGAGTTTCTGGACCCTGGGCCTGGCCCAGGGCTTGAACCGCGAATCGATCCTCAAATTCACCAATGAATGCCTGGCACCGACCGCCAGCATTACCTTGCTGGTGGGCGCGGGCGGCGGGTTGAACCGCATTCTGGTGGATGCCGGCGTGACCCACGAAATTCTTGGCCTGGCCCATGCCTTCCAGCTGTCGCCGCTGGTGATGGGCTGGCTGTTCGCGGCCTTGATGCGCATCGCCACCGGCTCGGCCACCGTGGCGATGACGACGGCGTCCGGCGTGGTCGCGCCGGTCGCCCTGGGCCTGGGTTATCCACACCCGGAATTGCTGGTGTTGGCCACGGGCGCAGGCTCGGTGATTTTTTCCCACGTCAATGACGGCGGCTTCTGGCTGATCAAGGAATACTTCAATATGACGGTGATCCAAACCTTCAAGACCTGGACCGTATTGGAGACGCTGATTTCGGTGGTTGCCTTCGCTCTGACCTACGGTCTGTCCTGCCTTCTGTAA
- a CDS encoding amino acid permease: protein MTTPDQGFAEITHRELGLRRQLTSGQMSMIAIGGAIGTGLFMGSAYAIGYAGPSVLVSYAIGALITLLLMGCLAEMTVAHSTSGSFGAYAEFYISPLAGFLVRYAYWAAIVLAVGAEVTAVAMYMKYWFANVPEWVWIVAFSSVLIVLNAISVKTFGNFEYWFSTIKISAIVGFIILAVYVVFGSGNPEYGVHHYTAHGGFFPHGLSGMWIAVIVSIFSYLSVEMIAVAAGEAADPEQAVKKAFRATIVRLVVFYLLTLALMLAIVPWNQAGQAQSPFVTVMQTIGIPGATGVMNFVILIAALSAMNSQLYITTRMMFSLSRAGFAPKSMGALTKSGIPLNALLLSSSGIALATLLNVLYPQSSFTLMMAISMFGAIFTWFMIFLTHLFFRRYRKRHGGAKLSFELRLFPYSTLLGLVLMGAVMITTYFTDAFRMTLVFGVPFLLILSAVYYGFFRKGRAKASNKALA, encoded by the coding sequence GTGACCACGCCAGACCAAGGCTTTGCAGAAATCACCCACCGCGAACTGGGCCTGAGGCGCCAGCTCACTTCTGGCCAGATGAGCATGATCGCCATCGGTGGCGCCATCGGCACCGGGCTGTTCATGGGCAGTGCCTATGCCATCGGCTATGCCGGGCCCAGCGTGCTGGTGAGCTACGCCATCGGCGCATTGATCACCTTGCTATTGATGGGCTGCCTGGCGGAGATGACGGTGGCGCATTCCACCTCGGGGTCGTTTGGCGCGTACGCCGAGTTCTACATCAGCCCACTCGCCGGGTTCCTGGTGCGTTATGCGTACTGGGCGGCGATTGTGCTGGCGGTGGGCGCCGAGGTCACGGCGGTGGCGATGTACATGAAGTACTGGTTCGCCAACGTGCCGGAGTGGGTGTGGATCGTGGCGTTTTCCAGTGTGCTGATTGTGCTCAACGCCATCAGCGTGAAGACCTTCGGCAATTTTGAATACTGGTTCTCCACCATCAAGATCAGCGCGATTGTCGGCTTCATCATCCTGGCGGTGTACGTGGTGTTCGGTTCCGGCAACCCGGAATACGGCGTGCATCACTACACGGCTCACGGCGGTTTTTTCCCGCATGGGTTGAGCGGCATGTGGATCGCGGTGATCGTATCGATCTTCAGCTACCTCAGCGTCGAAATGATTGCCGTGGCCGCCGGTGAAGCCGCCGACCCGGAGCAGGCCGTGAAGAAGGCCTTTCGCGCCACCATCGTGCGCCTGGTGGTGTTTTACCTGCTGACCCTGGCGCTGATGCTGGCCATCGTGCCGTGGAACCAGGCCGGTCAGGCCCAGAGCCCGTTCGTCACGGTGATGCAGACCATCGGCATTCCCGGCGCTACCGGGGTGATGAACTTCGTGATCCTGATTGCCGCGTTGTCGGCGATGAACAGCCAGCTCTACATCACCACGCGCATGATGTTCAGCTTGTCCCGCGCCGGCTTTGCGCCCAAGTCCATGGGCGCCCTGACCAAGAGCGGCATCCCGTTGAACGCGTTGCTGCTGTCCAGCTCGGGCATTGCGCTGGCGACCTTGCTCAACGTGCTGTACCCGCAAAGCTCGTTCACCCTGATGATGGCGATCTCGATGTTTGGCGCGATCTTCACCTGGTTCATGATCTTTCTCACGCACCTGTTCTTCCGCCGCTATCGCAAGCGCCATGGCGGGGCGAAGTTGTCCTTCGAGCTGCGCCTGTTTCCCTACAGTACGCTGCTGGGCCTGGTGCTGATGGGCGCGGTGATGATCACCACGTATTTCACCGACGCGTTCAGGATGACCTTGGTCTTTGGCGTGCCGTTCCTGTTGATTCTGAGCGCGGTGTATTACGGGTTTTTCCGCAAGGGCAGGGCCAAGGCCTCGAACAAGGCTTTGGCGTAA
- a CDS encoding LysR family transcriptional regulator translates to MHFDLIDLRLYLHTLDTGNITAGAGRSHLSLAAASARIRAMEASLGIELLARGRRGVTPTAAGKALARHARLLLQQADHLQQDLAEYAKGIKGQVRLLCNTTALTEYLPELLADFLCEHPNLEIDLQELPSLRITQALRQGTADLGIISDAVDTHGLQTLPFRDDPLVLILPLEHPLANKTVSFIDSLSHDYVGLAAHSALASYLEEQALHAGFRLQTRVRAEGFEGVIRMVARGAGLGIVPQAALDRWPLQRAFTAQPLQEGWACRQLLLCARSFEQLPGYAKALFEALALPLRKNP, encoded by the coding sequence ATGCACTTTGACCTGATCGACCTGCGCCTATACCTGCACACCCTCGACACCGGCAATATCACCGCCGGCGCCGGCCGCAGCCATTTATCCCTGGCCGCCGCCAGCGCCCGCATTCGCGCCATGGAAGCGTCGCTGGGCATCGAGTTGCTGGCGCGCGGTCGCCGTGGCGTCACGCCAACCGCCGCGGGCAAGGCGCTGGCCCGCCACGCGCGTCTGCTGCTGCAACAGGCCGACCATTTGCAACAGGACCTGGCCGAGTACGCCAAGGGCATCAAAGGCCAGGTGCGCCTGCTGTGCAACACCACGGCGCTGACGGAATACCTGCCGGAACTGCTGGCGGACTTTCTGTGCGAACACCCCAACCTTGAGATCGACCTGCAGGAGTTGCCCAGCCTGCGTATCACCCAGGCCCTGCGCCAGGGCACGGCGGACCTGGGGATTATTTCCGACGCCGTCGACACCCATGGCTTGCAGACATTGCCCTTTCGCGATGACCCGCTGGTGCTGATCCTGCCCCTGGAGCATCCCCTGGCGAATAAAACGGTGAGTTTTATCGACAGCCTGTCACACGATTACGTCGGCCTGGCCGCCCACAGTGCACTCGCGTCGTACCTGGAGGAACAAGCGCTGCACGCCGGCTTTCGCTTGCAGACGCGCGTCCGTGCCGAGGGGTTTGAGGGGGTGATTCGCATGGTCGCCCGGGGCGCGGGCCTGGGCATCGTGCCCCAGGCGGCACTGGACCGCTGGCCGTTGCAACGCGCCTTCACGGCCCAGCCTCTGCAAGAAGGCTGGGCCTGCCGCCAGTTGTTGCTCTGCGCGCGTTCGTTCGAGCAGTTGCCGGGTTACGCCAAAGCCTTGTTCGAGGCCTTGGCCCTGCCCTTGCGGAAAAACCCGTAA